TCTTCAATTTCACTGATCAGGACCTTTACTCCAAATGCCTCTTCCATATGCTCTTTTGTCACCACTTCATCCACTTTGCCAAATATGCTTTTTCCGCTGCGGTTCAAAATCAATGCCTTATCGGATATCTTCAATGCGTGTGCCGGATAATGGGTATTAAAAATACAGGATATGTTCTTTTCATCGGCCAGGCGCCGGATGGTATCCAGAATAATCAGCTGGTTTTTAAAGTCCAGATTGCTCTCCGGCTCGTCCAGCACAAGAATCCGGGGTTTCGCAGTCAGAGCCCGGGCAATCAAGACCATCTGCAGCTCTCCGCCGCTGATCCGGCTCACCAGCTTTCCTCTCAGATAATCAATTCCAACACTCCGGATGGCCTCATCGGCTATTTCCACATCCATCGTTTTCGGACGGCTGAAATTTCCGATATGGGCACTGCGCCCCATTAAAACCATCTCTTCCACCGTATAGGAAAAAAGGGACGCCTTTGCCTGGGGGACATAGGCGATGGTCTGCCAGACATCTTTTACAGACATATCTGTCAAACACGTTCCATCCAGATAGCTTCCCCCTGATTTCCATTTCAGCAGTCCCATCATATTGCGAAGCAGTGTGGTTTTTCCTACACCGTTAGGCCCCAGGATCGACAGTACCTCTCCATCCTGAAGCCGGAATGTGATTTCCTTAAGAATTTCTTCCCCTGCCTTATATCCAAAGCATCCTTTCTTTACTTCAAAAATCACAGCCATCCTCCTCCTGTCTTTCTCAGCAATAAAATAAACACCGGTGCTCCGATTACTGCCGTCAGGATTGACAGGGGAATTTCAGCAGTCGTTGCAGCCCTGGCAGTCGTATCCATAACCAGCATAAATATTGCTCCCAGGCTGATGCTGGCCGGAATGACCCGCTCGTTATTGCTCCCAAACAGCATCCGGACCCCATGGGGAATTAACAGCCCCACCCACTCAATCCGTCCACACATGGAAGCACAGGATGCAGTGATCAATGCTGCTGAAAGAATAATGATAATGCGAAGTTTTTTCAAGTCAATTCCCATTGATCTTGCTTCATCTTCAGACATTGACAGGATATTTAACCGCCAGCGCAGCAGATAGATCATCAGAATTCCCCCGCAGACCAGGGGACCGCCGATAGCCAGACTCTTATAGGTAATTCCAGCCATACTTCCTAACAGCCAGTAGGTAATGGTCGGCAGCTGAGACTCCGGATCAGCTACATATTTAATCAGCGATACCAGCGAAGTGAAAAGAGAAGAAACCGCAATTCCCGCCAGAATAATCATAAACGTGGAAGACTGACCTTTTACCTTGCTGATGGAATAGGTAAGCATAATTGCAATCAGGCCAAATACCAGGGCCACCAGCTGAACCCATAAAAGGCTGTCCGAAAACAAAAGAGCCAGTGCCGCACCAAAACATGCTCCCTGTGCCACTCCCAGGGTATCGGGAGTCGCCAGTGCATTGGAAAATAAAGGCTGAAAGGCTGCTCCAGAGACAGCCAGCCCTGCTCCGCAAAGAACTGCCAGAATGATTCTCGGCAGCCGGATATTGAATACAACGCTATATGCCTGAGGCTCGATTGCATCTTTTCCGGAAACCGCATAGGTATATAACAGTTTACAGATATCGGCCAGGTTAAAGGAATATCGTCCGATGCCCAGACAGATCAGGGCAGTTAATACCGGAGCCAGGATCAGTAAAATCCTGGTTCCGGCTCCATATCGTTTCATCAGCATGTTTATACTCCGTCTGCTGCTTCACGGGGAGGATTGAATATGCCTTCTACTTCCTCATCCGTCAGCTCCACATTATAAAATTTCAGATAGAAATCTTTAATTGTCTGGTTCAAATCAAGATCTGCAAAAGCTTCCGGATGATTTTTCTGGGCCATCCAGTAAAGACACAGAGAAGAATCAGATGACGGCGGGAACCAGCGGTACATTCCCAGAGGGAATTTATAAACTTTCTTTTCCCGTACTGCCTTAACCGGACTCCAGTCAAATCCTTCGATGCTGTTGTCATAGAAGTCCTGAGGCAGGTAAGGACTGAAGTTGGTTACATAGATAATATCCGGATCCCACTCATAGATCTGCTCCATGGTCAGATCCACGCCTGACCCCGGAATATCCTTTGATACGCTGACAGCTCCGGTGGCGTCGCACCAGTACTGACCGAAGAACTGGTTGCCGGAGGTCTGGAATACCCCGTCTTTATAATGATAAATAATCATTACTTTCGGTTTATCTTCCTCTTTTACATCTTTTAGCCGTTTTTCAATATCAGCGGCCGCTTCACGTCCGTAATCAGTAATACCGGCTACTTTATCCGGCTCATCAAATACTTCTCCCAACAGCTCAACCCATTTGTTTACAGTTTCCACCGTATTAAACCCGGCAATGGAAGTACTGAAGCCAACCACCGGAATACCGGTCTTTAACAGAACTTCCCTTTCTTTTGCATTATTGGCGTTACAAAAGATCACATCAGGCTTCAGCTTAATGAGTTCTTCCACATTGACCTCGCCGCCCTGAATAAAGGAGGTATCCACATCCTTTAATTCCGGAGCCACCTTCATTAACAGAGAATGCTCTGCCGCACTTTTAGAAGCAGGATGCATGCCCACCAATTTGGCGCCTGAGCCCTGATACAATGCATAAACCGACGGCAGCGGCCATAAGGACGCAATGGCCACACGCTTAATATTAACCGGAATAACCACCTCATTGCCGCCATGGTCAAGGATGGTCTTGGTCTCGCCGGCTGCCGGTGCAGATTCTTCCTTTTCCCCGGCCTCCGTTTTGTCTTCCGCTGACGCTGCCTCTGTACCGGCTGCGGTTGCCGGAGCCTCTGTGGAGGCTGTCTTGGCCGTACAACCGGATAATAAAGCCAGACACAGAGCCATGCTCAATACACGCGTTACTGTCTTTTTCATCATTTCATTTCTCCCTTCTTCATATCATGAGCCTGCGGTTCCTGACCGGCATTCCCTGCTTGTGACCATGAGCAGGCTCATCTTCGCTCTCTTTTGCTCATTCTATCATTGGAAGCCGAATAAGCTTCCGCTCAATCGTTCTCCCATCAGCTGGGGTGCATGATCCCAGCAGATCTTGCTGGAAACAGCCACATGGGGCAGCTCGATGAACCGTACCCTTTCTTTTTCCCGGATCAGCTGCCGGATCAGCGGATCAGCTATAATTGTGTGATATCTTCCACTGTTCACCAGTTTTCTGATATCACTCTCACTGTTCAGCGCAAGGCTGTCCTGCCGGTACACTCCCTGTGTTCCGCCAAATAAAACCGCCGTCTGAATTCCCCCTATTCCCCTCTCTTCACGAAAGTGAAATGCCAGCGACCGGATCAGAACCTCTTCACCGATGATCAAAACCTGACTGGTTTCTTCTGCCGCCGTTTCCAATACCCTTTCCCGTTTATCTGCCATTGTTTCTTTTAACATTACCGCCAGACGGTCGGCCGCCAGTTCCCCAGCCGGCACTCCCACCACGTAAGGAATTTGATACCTTTTTTTCATATATTCTGCCAGACCCAGGCCGCTCTTTGATACTACCAGGTTTACACTGGCTGACGGTGCCTGGCAAGCCTTGTGGAAATCAGATACCATAGAAAAATCCGCCTGAATTGTAAAGCCCCGCTTCTCCATTTCACCGATTAAGTCATCCGCATTGCTGTTGTTGGAGAAATCAAGGGGGGTCAGCCCAAGAATATTGATCCTGTCCCCAGACGGGCGAACCGCCTGAGGCAGCGGAAAGAACTTTTTCGCAAAAGCTATGTAAGCATCCGAAACCCCTTTATCATAGTAATGCAAACCGGTTGTGGCCAGTCCCATGGAAGGAATTCCGGTACGTTCTTCCAGCTCTGCCGCAATCCCTTCCAGATCTGTACCAATAACCATGGGAACAGGACTTCCCAGAAAGCAGAGGAAATTCGGCTTTAAATCATTTGCGGCGTTTTCTATCTTTTGTATAAATTTTTCATCATTGCCAAGAATCGCATCCATTTCCCTGAGTCCTGAGCAGTACACCAGACTGTGGGAATCATACCATCTTGGTTCATCATAACCGGTATAATTTCCTGTGCAGCCGGACGCATCATGAATCACCAGCAAGCCTCCAAATGCAAACAGCGCGGAGCATACACCGGAATAGTCAGGAGCAAACGGAGGCAGTTGTATCGAAAGTTTATGCATTATATCACCAACCCATAATTTTTTATCAGCGTTTCTAAATCTTCTTCCACTTGAACCGCATGAACGATTCCCTGCATCAACCGGACTAAACCGTCAAATCCAAAGTTCCCTTCATTGTTCACCAGACCATACACATGGCGGGAACGGGTAACATAAGCAGCTTCAAAGCCAATGGCAATGCTGTCCTCCGGAAATGTCCCGATCTTTCCAGGAATATCATGGGCGATTGGATTCATAATCTGAATTTGAGGCATATGTTCATAAATCCAGTCCGCATGTTCCTTTTCCTGCGCCCCGATGGTCCGGGCAAAAATTCCGGCCACATGGAAGCCTGCCTCACATAATGCCCTTGCTGCCGCAAAAGGAAAAATCACAGCCGTGTAATCGATAAATACCGGTCTGTCCCGTACTGCCTCTCTAGCCTCCCTGACAACCTCCCTAGCTCTCCTTTGGTACGGCTCCAGATCAAACCGGACGTCCTCTTTGTCTGCCAGCTTTTTCTTCAGCCGTTCATAGGTACTTAGAATATCTTCTTCCCGATAGTTAGTTATGGCTAACTCAAAATCAATATTCAGCCGTTCTTTCATGTCCATGGCCGTTTTCACTGCCGGCGGGGCTATGACCAGGTTCCATTGGGCAGCCGCCATCTGCTGGTATGCTTCAAATGTTTCAAACTGTGCAATGTGGTTGACCCGTTCAATTCCCAGTGCCTGTAAAAACCCGAACAGTTCGGATTCCGGACGGATCTGCACCGGATTCCCAATGAGATTGACCTGCCGTTTCTTTCCTTCCGACGGTTCCAGGAGACCGTACATCTTCCGGCGGACATTGACCGGAGGAGGATTATCCGTATCCAGGGTGATGGGGTTCATATGGCAGAAAGTAAACCGTACATCTTCATGCTGTTCCCGTAAAACAGCCAGTATGGACTCATGATCGGTTCCCAGCAGGTCATCCAGGCAGCTGACAAAGATCATCAGAACCTTAGGCTTTTTCTCCAGAGTTTCCAGAAGCTCTGCCACTGCTTCCGGAATTAAATCTTCATATCCTCCCGATACAATATCACTTTCATCAATGTATAAATAGGAGAGACGGTCTTTTAAGCCATGCCCGATGGCCCCCAGCGCCCCATGTCTCCCACAGGCAAAGGGGCAGACAAACAGCTGGTAACTTTCCGGAACCAGCATGGCCAGGCGGACTACTCCCCAACCGCCGTGGGCAGGCGATGTATAATGAAGAGTATTGCAATCAGTTTTCATGACCACATACCTCCAGAATAGATTTTGCCAGTGTACGGTATTCTCCTGCCATAGCACTGTCCGGAAATGCCTCCACAACTGTTTGCTTCTGGTGTTCTGCCTCCTGTACAATTCCATCCCGCGGCAGAATCCGCACGATCTTCCCGCCGCTTTCCTCTGCAAACTCTGATACAAGCTCCTGTTCTTTTTCAATATTTCGTGAGTTTAAAATGATACCTGAATACCTGGCATATCCCCGCCTGGAAAACTGCCCCACCGCACTGACAATATTAGCTGCCGCATAAAGGGACATCTTCTCACCCGAAGTAACAACAAATACATGTTCCGCATAGCCGCCCCGAATGGGCATGGCAAAGCCTCCGCATACCACATCACCAAGAACATCATAAAGTACGATATCCGGCTTGTATACCTCATAAGCATTTAATTCTTCCAGCCGCTCAAAAGCGGTAATAATGCCGCGCCCCGCGCAGCCGATTCCAGGAGTCGGACCTCCGGCTTCCACACATAACACCCCATTGTAACCAGGAAATACAATATCTGAAAGCTCCACATGGTCAGACTTTTCCTTAATTGCATCCAAAACCGTCTTTACCGGTTTTCCCAGTGTCAGATTCTGTGTGGAATCCGCTTTCGGGTCACATCCGATCTGCATCACCCGGTATCCCATATCAGACAATGCCGCTGCCAGGTTTGAGGTAGTTGTGCTCTTGCCAATTCCTCCCTTCCCGTATACTGCAATCTTTAACATATATGACTCTCCTTAGTCCGCTTTTAGTTAGCTTCAACTAACCCCTGCATACTAACATGTAGCCGCCTGGGAGTCAAGCTGATACCGGGAAAATTGTCTCAAATGAGATACATCCCGGATCACAATCTTCTGATCCGTATATTCAATCGCCTGAGAAAACCGGAAGTTGTCCAGTTCCCGATACAGACTGGCACGGCTGATTCCCAGGCTGGAACAGAGTCCGGTCTTGCCTGTACGCAGGAAAATCACCCCATTGCTATTGGCGTGGCTCACTAAATAATCTGCCAGACGGGCTTTTGCAGAGGTAGTATTAAGCATTTCGATTTTCTTCTGCAAAAACAGTATCTTTTTATTAAAAATCGTCATGATATGAAGCATCAGATCCGGATCCCTTTTAAACACCTTCAAAAGTTCACTTTTTTTTATGTACAGTACGGTTGTGGGGCACATGCACTGGAGTGTGTTAGGCATCTCGGCATGAGTAAAAATCGTGCAGATACCAAAGCAGTCTTTCGGGTAAATCCGTTTCATGGTCAGTTCCTTCCCATCCTGGGTAACCGAAGAGACCGCAATCTCGCCGGTTACTACAATGCCGATGGATTTCTCTCCTAAGTAGTGGTTGCTTACCAAGGTGCCTTTTTTTAAGCTGCTCATTCCATACTCCATATCCCTCACATTCATTCCCCGGAACAATTCTGTGGTTTTTAAAAATTCCAGGTCCTTTTCCCGTTGTGTCACATGAGACACCTCCCTCTTCCTATGTCTGCTATAATACGTTGGAAATACCATTATTATACAAGGAGACTGGAAAAATGAAAAGTAAAATAATTCTCATTAGCGGGGGAGCCGCCGCCGGTAAGACTCTGGCTGCCTCAAATCTGATCCGGCATATTCAGTCCGCCGGTAAACGCTCCTCTGTCTGCAAGATTGACTGTCTGCATTCTGATGATCCGGCTGCCTATCAG
The nucleotide sequence above comes from Lacrimispora sp. BS-2. Encoded proteins:
- a CDS encoding Crp/Fnr family transcriptional regulator, whose amino-acid sequence is MTQREKDLEFLKTTELFRGMNVRDMEYGMSSLKKGTLVSNHYLGEKSIGIVVTGEIAVSSVTQDGKELTMKRIYPKDCFGICTIFTHAEMPNTLQCMCPTTVLYIKKSELLKVFKRDPDLMLHIMTIFNKKILFLQKKIEMLNTTSAKARLADYLVSHANSNGVIFLRTGKTGLCSSLGISRASLYRELDNFRFSQAIEYTDQKIVIRDVSHLRQFSRYQLDSQAATC
- a CDS encoding nitrogenase component 1; this translates as MIHDASGCTGNYTGYDEPRWYDSHSLVYCSGLREMDAILGNDEKFIQKIENAANDLKPNFLCFLGSPVPMVIGTDLEGIAAELEERTGIPSMGLATTGLHYYDKGVSDAYIAFAKKFFPLPQAVRPSGDRINILGLTPLDFSNNSNADDLIGEMEKRGFTIQADFSMVSDFHKACQAPSASVNLVVSKSGLGLAEYMKKRYQIPYVVGVPAGELAADRLAVMLKETMADKRERVLETAAEETSQVLIIGEEVLIRSLAFHFREERGIGGIQTAVLFGGTQGVYRQDSLALNSESDIRKLVNSGRYHTIIADPLIRQLIREKERVRFIELPHVAVSSKICWDHAPQLMGERLSGSLFGFQ
- a CDS encoding iron ABC transporter permease, with the translated sequence MLMKRYGAGTRILLILAPVLTALICLGIGRYSFNLADICKLLYTYAVSGKDAIEPQAYSVVFNIRLPRIILAVLCGAGLAVSGAAFQPLFSNALATPDTLGVAQGACFGAALALLFSDSLLWVQLVALVFGLIAIMLTYSISKVKGQSSTFMIILAGIAVSSLFTSLVSLIKYVADPESQLPTITYWLLGSMAGITYKSLAIGGPLVCGGILMIYLLRWRLNILSMSEDEARSMGIDLKKLRIIIILSAALITASCASMCGRIEWVGLLIPHGVRMLFGSNNERVIPASISLGAIFMLVMDTTARAATTAEIPLSILTAVIGAPVFILLLRKTGGGWL
- a CDS encoding nitrogenase iron protein NifH, with amino-acid sequence MLKIAVYGKGGIGKSTTTSNLAAALSDMGYRVMQIGCDPKADSTQNLTLGKPVKTVLDAIKEKSDHVELSDIVFPGYNGVLCVEAGGPTPGIGCAGRGIITAFERLEELNAYEVYKPDIVLYDVLGDVVCGGFAMPIRGGYAEHVFVVTSGEKMSLYAAANIVSAVGQFSRRGYARYSGIILNSRNIEKEQELVSEFAEESGGKIVRILPRDGIVQEAEHQKQTVVEAFPDSAMAGEYRTLAKSILEVCGHEN
- a CDS encoding ABC transporter ATP-binding protein, encoding MIFEVKKGCFGYKAGEEILKEITFRLQDGEVLSILGPNGVGKTTLLRNMMGLLKWKSGGSYLDGTCLTDMSVKDVWQTIAYVPQAKASLFSYTVEEMVLMGRSAHIGNFSRPKTMDVEIADEAIRSVGIDYLRGKLVSRISGGELQMVLIARALTAKPRILVLDEPESNLDFKNQLIILDTIRRLADEKNISCIFNTHYPAHALKISDKALILNRSGKSIFGKVDEVVTKEHMEEAFGVKVLISEIEEEGHRFKSVTALALT
- a CDS encoding nitrogenase component 1, with the protein product MKTDCNTLHYTSPAHGGWGVVRLAMLVPESYQLFVCPFACGRHGALGAIGHGLKDRLSYLYIDESDIVSGGYEDLIPEAVAELLETLEKKPKVLMIFVSCLDDLLGTDHESILAVLREQHEDVRFTFCHMNPITLDTDNPPPVNVRRKMYGLLEPSEGKKRQVNLIGNPVQIRPESELFGFLQALGIERVNHIAQFETFEAYQQMAAAQWNLVIAPPAVKTAMDMKERLNIDFELAITNYREEDILSTYERLKKKLADKEDVRFDLEPYQRRAREVVREAREAVRDRPVFIDYTAVIFPFAAARALCEAGFHVAGIFARTIGAQEKEHADWIYEHMPQIQIMNPIAHDIPGKIGTFPEDSIAIGFEAAYVTRSRHVYGLVNNEGNFGFDGLVRLMQGIVHAVQVEEDLETLIKNYGLVI
- a CDS encoding ABC transporter substrate-binding protein; translation: MMKKTVTRVLSMALCLALLSGCTAKTASTEAPATAAGTEAASAEDKTEAGEKEESAPAAGETKTILDHGGNEVVIPVNIKRVAIASLWPLPSVYALYQGSGAKLVGMHPASKSAAEHSLLMKVAPELKDVDTSFIQGGEVNVEELIKLKPDVIFCNANNAKEREVLLKTGIPVVGFSTSIAGFNTVETVNKWVELLGEVFDEPDKVAGITDYGREAAADIEKRLKDVKEEDKPKVMIIYHYKDGVFQTSGNQFFGQYWCDATGAVSVSKDIPGSGVDLTMEQIYEWDPDIIYVTNFSPYLPQDFYDNSIEGFDWSPVKAVREKKVYKFPLGMYRWFPPSSDSSLCLYWMAQKNHPEAFADLDLNQTIKDFYLKFYNVELTDEEVEGIFNPPREAADGV